The genomic stretch TGGAATTACTTTTGGTGGCCATATAAATTGCCAAGAAAATAGCCGCTAATAGTTATATACTTTTTGCGGCCAGTAAAAAGGTCTTTACCAGTAAATGTTATAATTGCCGTTAAAACCTTTTAGCGGCAAAGTATAAGATGGCTAATGTCTAATTGCCAGTAAATGTATTAGCAGTTATTTTTATTGCCgctaaaagtaaaataaatggccgctaaaagtgatttttcttgtagtgatatactaattataatcacaaattatgctatttcaaattaaatgacatATATAATagtgatctcatttattgttttaaatgctaaattgaataagtcattattacttttgatttggaattaaatgagaataaaatcagatattatcttttgttctttagataattatcttttggattttaaatatattatcttttggactttagatactattttatttgggttTTAGGGTATAATAGGTGccatgctcaaatataaatagtggCTTCAGGGTTTCGGTCTCCAATATACCAAAGccgcctttgttgctctttctCCATCAAAAGGGTCACAATTCAGCCGCCTAGGAATACAGAAGACTTTGGTTGAGAAAGATCGAAAGAATCACAAAATTCAAACTCTTCCTATCATGATTCATATTTATAAATTCAGATACGCTTCCGCATCCAATATTTTCTTTCTTAATAATTTAACATAGATAATCTTTAGGTCCAGAAAATTCCAATATATAGGCCaacaaattaataaattacCTTAATTATTTATAGGAACTCATTTGcttttagaaaatattttgagCTACACTACAAATATACATAAATACTGTATAGGTGTAATATTGGccacaaattaaaaatcttaTCAATAAGTccttaaaatcataaaattctttTTCCACTATAGACATAATTCTTAAATAGTTATCAATAAGTccttaaaatcataaaattctttTTCCACTATAGACATAATTCTTAAATAGTTTATATGAGAAGTTGGAAAATTGATGTGTGTGTAACTGTGTATATAAATAGGCATGCATGTTACGGTGAGAAGCGTGGAAATAGAGTTAATTGTTTAACATGACAACATCTCAAGTCCAGAAGATAGAAACAGAGTTTTCTATTAAGGCAGATGCTAAGGAATTCTATGATGTTTTCTGCAACAAGACACACCAAGTTGCCAAGGCTTGCCCTCATATTGTACAGAGCGTTGTAATTCATGAAGGTGAATGGGGAACTGAGAGATCCATCATTTCATGGAACTATGTTTATGGTAATGTCAAGTGGACTTTAACTTGTTACAAAGTCAATTCTTCTTggtttatattttaattatcttttaaaccCCGTCCCCTCACAAAGTAACGGTCAAAATTCACTATGCAtacaaataatttttgtttagtATTAGATATTGATATAAGATCTGGAAGCCTAAATTTCCATATgagaaatttttggatcaataatttttagtattttttgttattatttgattagtataaatattaaattatttttaataaataaattgtattaatttatgtgtataaattttaaaaaatatgaatttaaactatattaatttatatgtaaaaattttagtaaatataaatacaaactATATATTTCTTATGTACAAAATTTCTATAAATATAAGTGCATATTATTATTGGCCAAATAATATTTACTGGTCATTAGAACTTTTCCAATTTTGTGATGACACTTTTTATTTCCTTTGATCCGTAAAATCTAAACGGTTCTTGGTTTTGACAAGATTAGATGGCAAGGCTTGTGTTGCTAAGGAGATTATTGAAGACATTGACAAAGAAAACAATAAGATGAGCTTTAGAGTTTTGGAAGGAGACCTGCTGAACCACTACAAGAGCTTCAAGTTCTTGCTTCATGTTGTTCCCAAGAAAGAGGGAGGAAGCATGGTGCACTGGACCATAGAATATGAGAAGATCAATGACAACACTTCTGATCCTCACACTTTGATGCAGTTGGTAGTTGATGAGAGCAAACAGGTTGAAGCTCACCTTATTTCCCAAGACTGCTGAAAAAGTGATGAATAATTCACATCAAAGTAATGGTGAATTTGAAGCTGGGTAATTGGAgctatataataatattattatgatgTGCCCTCATGTATCTTTGCTAAAATAATGGGCAATGGCATAAGCTAGCTACTATATATACTAAGCTTATTGAGCCGAGATGCATGTATCATGTTCTACGttcaataataaataataaattattaagttGTCGTGTGAAAATGAGATATCATTGCCGATAAATACTTGAACATTTTCGGAGAAAAATTTATTCACTTGTTCAAAGACATACATTGAGATAAtgaaattcgaattaattaggAGATTGAGATttagtattatatttattagtaGTTATAAACTGAAACTAAAATTTTGGTGATTATATAAGTAGTTCATGTCTTGATCCTTGTTCTTTTATACCAACGAGCAACGACTCTCTCTTTTTATTTCGTGTGTCTCTATatattttatctcttttttttttcttttttttgatGTTGTGAAAAAGATTTTAGTTTCTTTCAAGTTTATTTGATTAGTTAGATCCGATTTTATAATCTTATTTAGTAATCTAGAATCTTAACTTAACGAACTAAGTTTAAATTTATCGTGTTATGTGTACATGATTGATTGTGCGTGAGTTTATGTCTTATTATACCTAAAAAATTTCAATCTTTACctcaataattttaatttttttgtcaatgatttaaatgttttattatgtctctatttttattttctttaattaataggagtattttaataatttttttatttcaatctcTATATTTATTGTAAAAAGTTGTGAATTGTGGAAGGTTGGAGAATATAATAAACAgtgagaaaaaagaaaaagataaagaaaagtgAGATAAAAAGACTTATTTGTTAAAATTAGAATGAATGATTACAAAAATGAGTATTACTATAAAAAGACTATTTGTAAAACTAATTAACTATGATTAGTTATAAACTATTTTCTAAATATAATTTCAACAGATTTCTAACCATGATAtaacaactaactaactaagATTAAAGCTGactattataaataaattctataaaCATTCTCCCTCAAACTAGAAATGTGGATGTCTAGCAATCCTAATTTGGAATAGCAGGAAAAGAAGGGCCTGGAGCCTATGTATTGGTAAGCAAATATATTGTTCAGTTAGGGGAAGCAACAAGTAACAATTTGAGAATCCTTGATTGGCCTTATCACATACAATGTGGTAGtcaatttttatatgtttaGTGTGTTTGTGCAAAATCAGATTGATTGCCCTATGAAATACAAATTGACTATCACTATATACAAGATAAAAGGCTTCAAGTGTTTAAGACCAAGAACCTTCAACAGTCGAATGAGCCAAATTCCTTCACAATAAGGCACGATATTCGGCTTCGAATGATGAATGCAACACTGTCTGTTACTTGCTACTCTTTCATGAAATGAGAGTTGTCCCTAAAAAGAAATAATACCCTGAAACTGATCTTTGTGTGTCTGAACAGGTTTTCCAGTCAACATTAACAAACTTGGTGAGAGTGTAGTCATTGTGCAGAGAAAAAAAGAGGCTAATGGTAGGAGCTTTCTTTAAATATTTCAAGATTCTCAAGGCTACTTTGAGATGGTTAGTGATTGGGGACTCTAAATATTGGCTTAAATTTTTCACTGCAAAGGATACTACTTGTAAAATATTACAATTTCCCAATCAATTTCCTATGATTGGTAGAATTAGCAATCGGGTCTTCTGAGGTCTTAGATAAATGGATTAAATAATCCATTGGTGTTGACACCGGCTTTGCATCAATTAGACCAAATTTCTTAATCATGTAAGTAGAATATTTCTTTTCGTATAAGGCTAATGGTTCTGCTTGAACTtgagaagggggttgaatcaagttagtttaaaatttaaagtttcaAATTCTATTTTTACTGAATCCGTAAATGTAggagatttttttattttgtctcataTGCAGAAAAGAAACATGGaagggaagaaaagaaagaggtcagcatatatcctggttctAATTCCAAGTGCCATGAATTCTAcgtccagtctccatcacaaatcATGGTAAAATTTTCACTATAATCCACTGATTACAATCACCAATACTATTGAATTACAACCTAATTCAATTAATATCTATCCCTAACCTTTCATCACCAAAGCTTAGCACCTAAAGTGCTGTCTCAACTTGGAAGGGGAATTTAAACAGATTCAAACTCACCAAGTGCTAACCCAATTTGGCAAGGGGAACTAGTCCTAGTTCAACAACCCAATAACATAAGAATTCAGTGGCTCTTTTTTCCATCACTCTTGCCTTTTCTCTCTTGGCTTTTACAACTCACATGATTAGCCTTTTTCCCAGTATAGAAAATGACACAAGATAACCATAACAAAGAAAATCAGAAATTAAGcttgagtagaagaaaaagatttcagCTCAATAGTTGAGATGATGCTTTGAGTTTTTgctctctttttctttacttcAAATGTTGGAATGAGATTGGTTATATATCTTCAGCTTGCCTTCAATTTCGCCTCTTCCATTTTCTTGTCCCAGCTGTCTGTTGGAGCTGTCACTGCTAGCATGCGGTCTTTCTTCACATTGCTCAACTATCTCTGTTGGTTGAGGAACCCGTCTACCCTTCTGTTGTCCTTGACTTTGCTTTCTTCCTTTGCATGCATTACCATTTTCTTTTGCTCCATTATCCCTGCTGTCCGAGAAGCTTACCACTACCTCTGCTCCTTAGCAAGTTTGTGTATTGCTCTCTTATAATCTGAAGTTTACTTTACTGATGTCCTTGGAGTGGTGGGAGTGTTCCGCTGTCCTTGGTGTGTTTTTCATTCCTTTTTCTTCTAGCTGTCCTGCTTTGCTCATGATGTAGATAACTGCCCTTTTTCTTTCATCAAATGCATAGCCTTTTATTTTTGCTGAACGGTGCTATGTTATAGTGCTTTGGACTTGTGCATTAACTTGAAGCACCAAGGGAATTGGAATAAACCAACTACATTGTTTCTGTGAAAATGAGTCATGGGCCTGTAACAATAAAACACACATTAAACAAAATTGGACTTTTAACCCAACCAACGTTTGTCATCATTTGTTTGCCCAAAATCAAACTAAGCTCAACAATATCCCtcttgatgacaaacatgataaaagaacataatttaattaaaatttatttaagtgAGTTTAGAGCATTTCCCTTTGACAACAATCTGAACTGTGTGGTGCTCCCCCTTAATGTTAGCATTTTCTCTCCTTTAATCATGACATCCTTTTGGGAATAGACATTACACAAAACGGCCAAGACACCAATGCACTATAACATGGAAATAATGACTACCAGTAATCAACTTAAAAACATCACTAAAACAAGTGTCACAAAAGTCACAGAGTCATCATTATTCTTAACCAGTTATGTCTACGCCAATCCTAACATTCATTTTTTTCTCCCTcttttgtcatcaaggaggAAAAGAAACACCTGCACAAAATTTGTTAGTGGCTAATGCAGACAGTGTAAGTAGCAGAGTAGTTTAAGGTTTGTACAatcatccaaaaaaataaaaaagagttcAAATAGAAAATGAGCCATAGTCACATATGAGATAAAAATATCTAGACATCAGAGTTTGATTCATCAGAGATTCCATCGTCATCCCCCTCATTGTCAGCTGTTGTGAGGCCAGCTTTTATATCCTCCACAAAGTCCCTCAGAATCCGAATCCTCCCCTTTGTTTTCTTGAGTGCATTTTCTTCCATGACCTGATTCCTTTTGCGCTTGGCTCCATGAGTGAGAAGAAGGTATGTGAGATTGATGAACTCCTCAAGCACATTTTTCAGGATGCGTGTCATGACCTTGACTGTTGTGGAGGTTGAAGGGGGGATCAGAGGATCCTCATCATGGGATGAAACATCAGTGCCGTCATCAGTGTTGCAACGTCTGGGTGTTGTTTTCTTTACTGCACCACCCACTTTAATGTATGAATTACAGTCTTTTGAAATCTCACCCCCCAAAATCAACATTAtaatattgaaaaatttttgtaagaAGCATGGCATAAGGTAAAGCATTTTTGTACTGACACAAGCATACATATGCCTCACACACAAGTAAGCAAAAGAAATTGGAATTttagaaagaagagaaaacagAACCTCACAAAAGGAGACGCGTTGAAAAGAGCTGCGCTGAGGCAAAATGATATGGTTTACAATCCTATGCAACTGCGCACGGATTGGACCAAAAGACTTGTGAGTAGGAGTGGTACCTTCTAGGAGAGGAATATTGATGCACACAGTACTCAGGGCTTCAAAATAAGACACATTGAGAGTTTCGTTCCACTTACCCGACGTATAAACATTGACCCGCCTGTCCTGATAATCTAGGGCTTTACTTAGGTGATACTTGTCAAGAATGATAACGTTTCCTTTAACAAATGAGGCGATTCTCCCTTCTTTGTAGGACAAGTTTCTATAGAACTGCTTCACCAGATTAGGATAAATTTTCTCTTTAATGGACAAAATGAGAATCCATCCTTGACATGCAAACAGAGGTGTGAAGTTCAGACATTTTCTATATGGAGTTTGTCTAGATTGACAAGCTTAGAGGGACAGAGAGTGCGCTTATATATGTCTTTGAAGAAAAACAGGTAGTTCATGAGGGATTGAAAAGGATGACAATCAAAGGACTCTTTGGGAAACTCAGCATAAAAAGACTTATAAGCAATGGGATTGGACAATTTAGGTTCAGAAATGGGACGAAGAGGAAAGTCAATGACTATACCGCGGGTATGGCGAGTCTGAGAGGAGAGaatctcttcatcttcttcatgaAGAGGTCTCTTACCTCAGGAAGAACTTGGTTTGGATGAGCTTGGCTAAGAGACATTTGGAGGAGTGGGAGTAGGGCGAGGAGCCATGCCAGGGTGGCGAGCAGTGGTCTTAGTTCGAGCCATGTCAGGGACAGTGTTAGGAGGAGAGGGAGGAGGAGAGTGAGTGGAAGATTGTGAAGGAGAAGAGTGTGAATAATCAGAACAGGAGGTATGAGTGCCACTGTGAGAGCCTCTGTAGACAGCTCTTTTTTTGCATACCACATTTATAGAGCCTGGTTATTTTCAGAAGATGAAGAAGTGGAGAGAGTAGAGTGTGAAAGGATGCATGTAGTGGAAAGTTAATATAGACTTAGAGGAGTATAAAGGTTGCgtcttgaaaaaagataaaaatgagtactttgaaaaactttgaaagtTATAGTTGTAACCTTCGTATGttttaaaaagcaaaaaaaaaattgattaaaaaaaatgcaaTCGAAATGAGGcccaaaaataaaacaaaaaattgaaatgCAAGTGATTAAAAAATTGAGACTGCAAGAATGGAATGGGCCCAATGGTTTCAATAAGGGAGGCTCAAATTTCGTAAAATTGATCCGCACTTAAGATCCATCACTCATAGTGACCTGTTATTAATCCAGTAAGCTTCACAATGGGTCAATGAAGCTCACTCATCA from Arachis stenosperma cultivar V10309 chromosome 9, arast.V10309.gnm1.PFL2, whole genome shotgun sequence encodes the following:
- the LOC130951647 gene encoding MLP-like protein 34 yields the protein MTTSQVQKIETEFSIKADAKEFYDVFCNKTHQVAKACPHIVQSVVIHEGEWGTERSIISWNYVYDGKACVAKEIIEDIDKENNKMSFRVLEGDLLNHYKSFKFLLHVVPKKEGGSMVHWTIEYEKINDNTSDPHTLMQLVVDESKQVEAHLISQDC